In a single window of the Deinococcus aetherius genome:
- a CDS encoding histidine phosphatase family protein, whose translation MSLTFSLLRHGQTEWNVEGRPQGRLDSPLTELGVAQARAHGATLAPLPLARAYTSPMGRARRTAELVLEGRDVPLTVLDDLAELDAGEVSGLTRPEWQTRFPEWAADRRRDKYRTVFPDGESYEAAAPRADRALKRIHGDGPGAVLIVAHEMIGKLLRMHLLGLTPAQAMSLHHPQDVIYRVQGGELSASVAGGPFVPFPFPPPG comes from the coding sequence GTGAGTTTGACCTTCTCCCTCCTGCGGCACGGGCAGACCGAGTGGAACGTGGAGGGCCGCCCGCAGGGACGGCTGGATTCTCCACTGACCGAGCTCGGCGTGGCGCAGGCGCGGGCACACGGGGCCACGCTCGCCCCGCTGCCCCTGGCCCGCGCCTACACCAGCCCGATGGGTCGGGCGCGGCGCACCGCCGAACTCGTTCTGGAGGGGCGCGACGTGCCGCTCACCGTGCTGGACGACCTCGCCGAACTCGACGCGGGGGAGGTGAGCGGGTTGACGCGCCCCGAGTGGCAGACCCGCTTTCCCGAGTGGGCGGCTGACCGCCGACGCGACAAGTACCGCACCGTCTTTCCGGACGGGGAAAGTTACGAGGCCGCCGCCCCCCGTGCCGACCGGGCGCTGAAGCGTATTCACGGGGACGGGCCCGGCGCGGTGCTGATCGTGGCGCACGAGATGATCGGGAAGCTCCTGCGGATGCACCTCCTCGGACTCACCCCGGCGCAGGCCATGTCCCTGCACCATCCCCAGGACGTGATCTACCGCGTGCAGGGCGGGGAGTTGTCGGCGAGCGTGGCGGGCGGACCCTTCGTGCCCTTCCCATTCCCTCCTCCCGGCTGA
- a CDS encoding secondary thiamine-phosphate synthase enzyme YjbQ, which translates to MWAQHDLCLRPLPRGFHLITREVLSAVPELVRVRVGLLHVLIQHTSASLALNENASPDVRRDFERYFNGLVPDGWPGFEHTLEGPDDMAAHIKASLLGPSLTLPVREGRLALGTWQGIYLCEHRDEGGSRRLVLTLQGEER; encoded by the coding sequence ATGTGGGCCCAACACGACCTGTGCCTCCGTCCCCTCCCGCGCGGCTTCCACCTCATCACCCGGGAGGTGCTGAGCGCCGTGCCCGAACTCGTGCGGGTGCGGGTGGGGCTCCTGCACGTCTTGATCCAGCACACGTCGGCCAGCCTCGCCCTCAACGAGAATGCCTCGCCCGACGTGCGGCGGGACTTCGAGCGGTATTTCAACGGGCTCGTGCCGGACGGGTGGCCGGGGTTCGAGCACACGCTGGAGGGGCCGGACGACATGGCCGCCCACATCAAGGCCAGCCTGCTCGGGCCCAGTCTGACCCTGCCCGTGCGGGAGGGGCGGCTCGCGCTGGGGACGTGGCAGGGCATCTACCTGTGCGAGCACCGGGACGAGGGCGGATCAAGGCGGCTGGTGCTCACACTTCAGGGGGAGGAACGCTGA
- a CDS encoding penicillin acylase family protein — MALRTRRSWAGRLGRGLLWAVLLLLVAVLAVILWLKATSTPRVQGTVTLAGIEGPVTVTRDGWGVPHIRAGARDEDAMFALGFVHAQDRAWQMDFQRRVAQGRLSEVLGEAALPQDRFLRTWGFQRAAQSILPALSERSRRLIHAYTVGVNAGLAQGKLAPEFRILGYTPEPWTDVDSVSWSKLMAYDLGGNYDDEVLGTHVLKRLGARGLNEVLPPYPQGAPTILSRDELGLTGRATRAGGQTAVLPAATVQALRTHLAAARSLGLERVPGKGSNDWVIGGQRTASGKPILADDPHLALTSPMLWYLADVRGPTLHAIGATIPGLPGVVIGRNDRIAWGVTNVNPDVQDLYVEPEGAKLTERVEVIRVKGRPDVRLTVRQSAHGPIVSDVGAGEVGPRVALKWTALQPGDTTFDAFFGLNYAQNWQDFVTALERYVAPSQNFVYADVDGNTGYYAPGRVPIRRGWDGSLPVPGDGTREWQGFIPFARLPHTYNPADGLVVTANNKVVPGGYPFALGNIRNWSEPYRAERITSLLTAKSTGLTVDDVKRVQLDTVSLVWRDLKPFLLATRPGDDLSRQALTRLRGWDGNETTSSVEAAIFEAWLAQLQAMGQDELGGGTRINSLAVLNQLRADGDLCHDESEGRQDCAGELQASLKRTVGDLSARLGPDMGGWTYGRLHTVASDHRAFGGVKVLAWLFNHSTPTSGGTNTVNVARPDPGTMRQTHGPSYRQIIDLSDMNRSVYVGSLGQGGNPLGNHVSDQQALWASGAYLPMSTDERDWGRTRTLTLRPGR, encoded by the coding sequence ATGGCGTTGAGGACTCGGCGGAGTTGGGCGGGTCGGCTGGGGCGGGGACTGCTGTGGGCCGTGCTGCTCCTGCTCGTGGCCGTGTTGGCGGTGATCTTGTGGCTGAAGGCGACCTCGACTCCGAGGGTGCAGGGGACGGTGACGCTGGCGGGGATCGAAGGTCCCGTGACCGTGACGCGCGACGGGTGGGGGGTGCCGCACATCCGGGCGGGGGCGCGCGACGAGGACGCGATGTTCGCCCTCGGCTTCGTCCACGCGCAGGACCGCGCCTGGCAGATGGACTTCCAGCGGCGGGTGGCGCAGGGGCGCCTCTCGGAGGTGCTGGGTGAGGCCGCCCTGCCGCAGGACCGCTTCCTGCGTACCTGGGGCTTCCAGCGCGCGGCGCAGAGCATCCTCCCCGCCCTGTCGGAGCGGTCGCGGCGCCTGATCCACGCCTACACGGTGGGCGTGAACGCGGGCCTCGCGCAGGGCAAACTCGCCCCCGAGTTCCGCATCCTGGGCTACACCCCCGAGCCCTGGACGGACGTGGACAGCGTCTCGTGGAGCAAGCTGATGGCCTACGACCTCGGCGGCAACTACGACGACGAGGTGCTGGGCACACACGTCCTGAAGAGGCTGGGCGCACGCGGCCTGAACGAGGTCCTACCCCCCTACCCGCAGGGCGCCCCCACCATCCTCAGCCGGGACGAACTCGGGCTGACCGGGCGGGCGACGCGGGCAGGAGGCCAGACCGCCGTCCTCCCCGCCGCGACCGTGCAGGCCCTCCGAACTCACCTCGCCGCCGCCCGCTCGCTCGGCCTGGAGCGGGTGCCCGGCAAGGGGAGCAACGACTGGGTGATCGGCGGCCAGCGCACCGCCAGCGGCAAGCCCATCCTCGCCGACGACCCGCACCTCGCCCTCACCAGCCCGATGCTGTGGTATCTGGCCGACGTGCGGGGGCCGACCCTGCACGCCATCGGGGCAACCATCCCCGGCCTTCCCGGGGTCGTGATTGGGCGCAACGACCGGATCGCCTGGGGTGTGACGAACGTGAACCCCGACGTGCAGGACCTCTACGTCGAGCCGGAGGGCGCGAAACTGACCGAGCGGGTCGAGGTCATCCGGGTCAAGGGCCGCCCCGACGTGCGGCTGACCGTCCGCCAGAGCGCGCACGGCCCCATCGTCAGCGACGTGGGCGCGGGGGAGGTGGGGCCCCGGGTGGCGCTGAAGTGGACGGCGCTGCAACCGGGCGACACCACCTTCGACGCCTTCTTCGGCCTCAACTACGCGCAGAACTGGCAGGACTTCGTGACCGCCCTGGAGCGGTACGTGGCCCCCAGTCAGAACTTCGTCTACGCCGACGTGGACGGCAACACCGGGTACTACGCGCCGGGCCGTGTCCCCATCCGCCGGGGCTGGGACGGCTCCCTCCCCGTCCCCGGCGACGGCACCCGCGAGTGGCAGGGCTTCATCCCCTTCGCGCGCCTGCCGCACACCTACAACCCTGCCGACGGGCTGGTCGTCACAGCGAACAACAAGGTGGTCCCGGGCGGTTACCCCTTCGCCCTCGGCAACATCCGCAACTGGTCCGAGCCCTACCGCGCCGAGCGCATCACCAGCCTGCTGACCGCGAAATCCACGGGCCTGACCGTGGACGACGTGAAGCGCGTGCAGCTCGACACGGTGAGCCTGGTATGGCGCGACCTGAAGCCCTTCCTGCTCGCCACCCGCCCGGGAGACGACCTCAGCCGCCAGGCCCTCACCCGGTTGCGGGGCTGGGACGGGAACGAGACGACCTCCAGCGTGGAGGCGGCCATCTTCGAGGCCTGGCTCGCGCAGCTTCAGGCGATGGGGCAGGACGAACTGGGGGGCGGGACGAGGATCAACAGCCTCGCCGTCCTCAATCAACTGCGGGCGGACGGTGACCTGTGCCACGACGAGAGCGAGGGGCGGCAGGACTGCGCGGGCGAACTCCAGGCCAGCCTGAAACGCACGGTGGGCGACCTCTCGGCCCGCCTCGGCCCCGACATGGGCGGCTGGACCTACGGCAGGCTGCACACCGTCGCCAGCGATCACCGCGCCTTCGGGGGCGTAAAGGTCCTCGCCTGGCTCTTCAACCACTCCACCCCCACGAGCGGCGGCACGAACACCGTCAACGTCGCCCGCCCCGACCCCGGGACGATGCGGCAAACGCACGGCCCGAGCTACCGTCAGATCATCGACCTGAGCGACATGAACCGCAGCGTGTACGTGGGCAGCCTGGGGCAGGGCGGCAACCCCCTCGGCAATCACGTCTCCGACCAGCAGGCGCTGTGGGCGTCGGGCGCTTACCTCCCCATGAGCACGGACGAGCGGGACTGGGGCAGGACGCGGACGCTCACCCTTCGGCCGGGAAGGTAG
- a CDS encoding EamA family transporter produces MTTVPAPRTETHRTRSGLGLALVSALSFGTLGIWGKLAGGVGLGSFDLLAWRFGLVAAVLLPLAGRGLTWRERQPLLGVGLIYAVATTLYFTALGRITAGTTSLLLYLAPAFVILFGWLAGRRPDATRLGAVALAALGLGLVVGVPGAGDRDPLGLALAAGSGALYAAYLLASERWLAGVPSLASTGHMALVAGVYFALLAAGGGTLHIPDTLTQWGVIVGMAVVATVVAVPALYGAVARLGAARASLVGTLEPLFTVLLAGLILGEALRPAVLLGGSLILAGAALAQRRAT; encoded by the coding sequence GTGACGACCGTTCCCGCCCCCCGCACCGAAACCCACCGCACACGTTCCGGCCTGGGGCTGGCCCTCGTGTCGGCCCTGAGTTTCGGGACGCTGGGCATCTGGGGCAAGCTCGCCGGGGGGGTGGGTCTGGGCAGCTTCGACCTGCTCGCCTGGCGCTTCGGGCTGGTGGCCGCCGTGCTGCTCCCGCTGGCGGGGCGCGGGCTGACGTGGCGGGAACGTCAGCCGCTGTTAGGCGTCGGGCTGATTTACGCGGTGGCGACGACCCTCTACTTCACGGCGCTGGGGCGGATCACGGCAGGCACCACCTCCCTGCTGCTGTACCTCGCGCCCGCCTTCGTGATCCTCTTCGGGTGGCTCGCGGGGAGGCGGCCCGACGCGACCCGGCTGGGCGCGGTCGCCCTCGCCGCCCTCGGGCTGGGGCTGGTGGTCGGCGTGCCGGGGGCAGGGGACCGTGACCCCTTGGGACTCGCCCTAGCCGCCGGGTCGGGGGCCCTCTACGCCGCCTACCTGCTCGCCTCGGAACGGTGGCTGGCAGGCGTGCCGTCACTGGCCTCGACCGGGCACATGGCGCTCGTGGCGGGCGTGTACTTCGCGCTCCTCGCGGCGGGGGGCGGCACCCTGCACATTCCCGACACCCTCACCCAGTGGGGCGTGATCGTGGGCATGGCGGTTGTCGCCACCGTCGTCGCCGTACCTGCCCTGTACGGCGCGGTCGCGCGGCTGGGGGCGGCGCGGGCCAGCCTGGTCGGCACGCTGGAGCCGCTGTTCACGGTGCTGCTGGCAGGGCTGATCCTGGGTGAGGCGCTCCGCCCCGCCGTGCTGCTGGGCGGCAGCCTGATCCTGGCGGGCGCCGCGTTGGCCCAGCGGCGCGCGACGTAA
- the priA gene encoding replication restart helicase PriA, with amino-acid sequence MTLPPASPPPAPWRVVVPLPVPALDYVPPHGRGGAVPVGCRVLVPWRGELAVALVVGEGDPHGAHRLREAVHVLDDEEEPWVPPATVEAVCTWARDARLPAGLVWGDLLGAGWTARYDHRVRAVPGADLSAFGRRAPTGEWASARDFSPALLDAVREQGLLEEDFRPTSRTRGLVRARPLDAVPAAARTTTVLQADPEAPGTLTPKGRQAWAWLAEQGPQPTLSAWARGAGVGTGVVSGVVSAGGAEHVEVEAAPPAAWTWLSEHGPVESLSAWANGATADGVPLSPTGAGSLVARGWADAVQEAAPPPPLPEPGAPWLTHDPDRLPEAAAWRLHGGRSLSRFRTLAPRISRLLAQGRGVLVLAPDHATLRRAWEGLSGLAETAGTRAVPISGALSDGQREHAWNLIRSEEARLVIGSYLALTASLPDPALIVVLEEASDAYKLAAGSHAFIPDVAARVAQAHDAALALVGSAPAAESVPLPGAVLPPPRARVHVVDYANPPEQPELGPLSGVHLTPGDLGYPVSHDLARLLRQVQERGRQAALLAPRRGYSALLRCPTCEHTPQCRNCDVALRFHQETRQLTCHQCGYRESVPDRCDVCGEQMWKARGPGTEWIAQTVEKLAPGLPVYRYDRDRQDDLAPLHAGESGVVVGTQLLLSQDAPPNLALIGVTLADTWLNLSDFRASERYHRLLRQLAEWHPERAPLLVVQTFQADHPALKVLVEGRDALAYPAAEERVRAALGYPPHARLAQVEVAARDPVRAKVAAQEVFDALHGAGAHAHEVLGPAPSPVARLRGVYPYHLLLRARDDARLSQLLATLDRSWKARVRVDVNPRGGL; translated from the coding sequence GTGACCCTGCCGCCCGCCTCTCCCCCTCCCGCGCCCTGGCGGGTGGTGGTGCCCCTTCCTGTGCCCGCGCTCGACTACGTCCCTCCCCACGGACGGGGGGGAGCGGTGCCCGTGGGCTGCCGGGTCCTCGTGCCCTGGCGCGGGGAACTCGCGGTGGCCCTGGTGGTGGGTGAGGGAGACCCGCACGGCGCCCACCGCCTGCGTGAGGCGGTCCACGTCCTCGACGACGAGGAGGAACCGTGGGTGCCCCCCGCCACGGTGGAGGCGGTGTGTACCTGGGCCCGGGACGCCCGCCTCCCCGCTGGGCTGGTGTGGGGCGACCTGCTGGGCGCGGGCTGGACGGCCCGGTACGACCACCGCGTTCGGGCGGTGCCGGGCGCCGACCTGAGCGCCTTCGGTCGTCGCGCCCCGACGGGGGAGTGGGCGAGCGCCCGTGACTTTTCCCCCGCCCTCCTCGACGCGGTCCGCGAGCAGGGTCTCTTGGAGGAAGACTTCCGGCCCACCTCGCGCACCCGGGGGCTGGTCCGCGCCCGCCCCCTGGACGCCGTGCCCGCCGCCGCGAGGACCACGACCGTCCTCCAGGCCGATCCCGAGGCCCCCGGCACCCTGACCCCCAAGGGGCGGCAGGCCTGGGCCTGGCTTGCCGAGCAAGGACCGCAGCCCACGCTGAGCGCCTGGGCGAGGGGGGCGGGGGTGGGCACCGGGGTGGTGTCCGGCGTGGTGAGCGCGGGCGGGGCGGAACACGTTGAGGTGGAGGCAGCCCCCCCCGCCGCCTGGACGTGGCTCAGCGAGCACGGTCCCGTCGAGTCCCTGAGCGCGTGGGCGAACGGGGCGACGGCGGACGGGGTGCCCCTGTCGCCGACCGGGGCGGGGAGCCTCGTCGCGCGGGGGTGGGCGGACGCCGTGCAGGAGGCGGCCCCGCCCCCACCTCTCCCCGAGCCGGGGGCGCCCTGGCTCACCCACGATCCCGACCGTCTGCCCGAGGCTGCGGCGTGGCGGTTGCACGGCGGTCGTTCCCTGTCCCGCTTCCGCACCCTCGCCCCGCGCATCTCCCGCCTGCTCGCCCAGGGGCGCGGCGTCCTCGTCCTCGCCCCGGATCACGCGACCCTGCGCCGGGCCTGGGAGGGGCTGTCCGGGCTCGCCGAAACGGCGGGCACCCGCGCCGTGCCCATCAGCGGGGCGCTGAGCGACGGGCAGCGCGAGCATGCCTGGAACCTGATCCGCTCGGAGGAGGCGCGGCTGGTGATTGGCAGCTACCTCGCCCTGACCGCCTCCCTCCCCGACCCCGCCCTGATCGTCGTGCTGGAGGAGGCGAGCGACGCCTACAAGCTCGCAGCGGGTTCGCACGCCTTCATCCCCGACGTGGCCGCGCGGGTGGCACAGGCCCACGACGCCGCCCTTGCCCTGGTGGGAAGTGCCCCCGCCGCCGAGAGCGTGCCCCTGCCCGGCGCGGTGCTCCCTCCGCCCCGGGCCCGGGTGCATGTGGTGGACTACGCCAACCCGCCCGAGCAACCCGAACTCGGGCCGCTGAGCGGTGTCCACCTCACCCCCGGCGACCTGGGCTACCCGGTCAGCCACGACCTCGCGCGCCTCCTGCGGCAGGTGCAGGAACGCGGGCGGCAGGCGGCGCTGCTCGCCCCCCGGCGGGGGTACTCGGCCCTGCTGCGCTGCCCGACCTGCGAGCACACGCCCCAGTGCCGCAACTGCGACGTGGCGCTGCGCTTCCACCAGGAGACCCGGCAGCTCACCTGCCACCAATGCGGCTACCGTGAGTCCGTTCCCGACCGCTGCGACGTGTGCGGCGAGCAGATGTGGAAGGCGCGCGGCCCCGGCACCGAGTGGATTGCCCAGACGGTCGAGAAGCTCGCCCCCGGCCTCCCCGTCTACCGCTACGACCGCGACCGTCAGGACGACCTCGCGCCCCTCCACGCGGGGGAGAGCGGTGTGGTCGTCGGCACCCAGCTCCTCCTCTCGCAGGACGCGCCGCCCAACCTGGCATTGATCGGCGTGACCCTGGCCGACACCTGGCTCAACCTCTCCGACTTCCGCGCCTCCGAGCGGTACCACCGTCTGCTGCGCCAGCTCGCGGAGTGGCACCCCGAACGCGCCCCCCTGCTCGTCGTGCAGACCTTCCAGGCCGACCACCCGGCGCTGAAGGTCCTCGTCGAGGGCCGCGACGCCCTGGCCTACCCCGCCGCCGAGGAACGGGTGCGCGCCGCCCTGGGGTATCCGCCCCACGCCCGCCTCGCCCAGGTCGAGGTCGCCGCCCGCGATCCCGTGCGGGCAAAGGTGGCCGCCCAGGAGGTGTTCGACGCCCTGCACGGGGCCGGGGCGCACGCGCACGAGGTCCTGGGCCCCGCGCCCAGCCCGGTCGCCCGGTTGCGCGGCGTGTACCCCTACCACCTCCTGCTGCGGGCCCGCGACGACGCCCGGCTCTCCCAGCTCCTCGCCACCCTCGACCGCTCGTGGAAGGCGCGGGTGCGGGTGGACGTGAATCCGCGCGGGGGGCTGTAG
- a CDS encoding metallophosphoesterase family protein — MIRLAVLADLHANLEATLAVHADVQRRGISEIWVLGDLVGKGPRPREVVEWTQTYATRVIQGNWDARVAGATHRPQDLWPRSQLTPGQLAYLAGLPYGIEEQFGGAWWRFVHASSKGLFHRLYPHSSLAEQLDAFAPNPQFALYQHADALVYADVHETLMLDVEGRPLINTGSVGNPLDSTLPSYLILEFDPQGPAHTASFVRLTYDRAAEITVAEASGMPFTREYIAELLTGAYQKRRARTGE; from the coding sequence ATGATCCGCCTCGCCGTCCTCGCCGACCTGCACGCCAATCTGGAGGCGACGCTGGCGGTTCACGCGGACGTGCAGAGGCGCGGGATCAGCGAAATCTGGGTGCTCGGCGACCTCGTGGGCAAGGGGCCGCGCCCGCGCGAGGTGGTCGAGTGGACGCAGACGTACGCCACCCGGGTCATCCAGGGCAACTGGGACGCCCGCGTCGCCGGGGCCACCCACCGCCCGCAGGACCTCTGGCCGCGCAGCCAGCTCACGCCGGGGCAACTGGCCTACCTCGCGGGGCTGCCCTACGGCATCGAGGAGCAGTTCGGCGGCGCGTGGTGGCGGTTTGTCCACGCGAGCAGCAAGGGCCTCTTCCACCGCCTGTACCCCCACTCCAGCCTCGCCGAGCAGCTCGACGCCTTCGCCCCCAACCCCCAGTTCGCCCTCTACCAGCACGCCGACGCCCTCGTCTACGCCGACGTTCACGAGACCCTGATGCTCGACGTGGAGGGCCGCCCCCTGATCAACACGGGCTCGGTCGGCAACCCCCTCGACAGCACCCTGCCGAGCTATCTGATCCTCGAATTCGACCCGCAGGGCCCCGCCCACACCGCCTCCTTCGTGCGGCTGACCTACGACCGCGCCGCCGAAATCACCGTCGCTGAGGCGAGCGGGATGCCCTTCACCCGCGAGTACATTGCGGAGCTGCTGACGGGGGCGTACCAGAAGCGGCGGGCGCGGACGGGGGAGTAG
- a CDS encoding VC0807 family protein: MTAPRSPRPVAPAKKPGAGVPKTVWDLVFTLIIPILILSPNILGSGISIAENVFGGGTAGNIRAYLLAALIPVVYVLVDLFVNRNVSPVALIGGAGAIFSGALAFWYVDGFWYAIKDSARSYLTGLLFLISAATSVPLFRVFLDAASIGEKPGDRAATQQAMRDPQVHRALALGTVAFAVVDLIGGVVNSVVNYGRVTAKFGTDAFNAQVAEVNAIMRVPALAISLVGVAVALWLVQSAVRRRYGAGASLFEPAKLAERMRERGELTA; encoded by the coding sequence ATGACCGCCCCGCGCTCCCCCCGCCCCGTCGCCCCCGCCAAGAAGCCTGGGGCGGGCGTCCCGAAGACTGTCTGGGACCTCGTCTTCACCCTGATCATCCCCATCCTGATCCTGAGCCCGAACATCCTGGGCAGCGGCATCAGCATCGCGGAGAACGTGTTCGGGGGCGGCACGGCGGGGAATATCCGGGCGTACCTGCTCGCGGCGCTGATCCCCGTCGTCTACGTCCTCGTGGACCTCTTCGTGAACCGCAACGTCAGCCCGGTGGCCTTGATCGGCGGGGCGGGGGCAATTTTTAGCGGGGCGCTCGCCTTCTGGTACGTGGACGGCTTCTGGTACGCCATCAAGGACAGCGCCCGCTCGTACCTGACGGGCCTGCTCTTCCTGATCAGCGCGGCGACGAGCGTGCCCCTCTTCCGCGTCTTCCTCGACGCCGCCAGCATCGGCGAGAAGCCGGGGGACCGGGCGGCCACCCAGCAGGCGATGCGCGACCCGCAGGTTCACCGGGCGCTCGCCCTGGGCACGGTCGCCTTCGCGGTCGTGGACCTGATCGGCGGCGTGGTGAACAGCGTCGTGAACTACGGGCGGGTCACGGCCAAGTTCGGCACCGACGCCTTCAACGCTCAGGTCGCCGAGGTGAACGCGATCATGCGTGTGCCCGCCCTCGCCATCAGCCTCGTCGGTGTGGCCGTGGCCCTCTGGCTCGTGCAGAGCGCAGTGCGGCGGCGCTACGGGGCGGGCGCCAGCCTCTTCGAGCCTGCCAAGCTGGCCGAGCGGATGCGGGAGCGGGGGGAGCTGACGGCGTGA
- a CDS encoding DR2241 family protein, with product MRSLVLVGHGSHLNGESAGAVYRYAELLRGRGLFDEVVEGYWKEEPSLRQVLKTTASTDVTVIPMFISEGYFTETVIPRELGLGHQGPVPPGGVARVLGGRTVRYTLPYGVHPGMSDVILERAREVLPDLNAQDTALVVLGHGTTRNENSNRVIYGNADRLRESGLFAEVHALFLDEEPKVGGWPERVRAPRVVVVPFFASEGWHTLETIPEDMGLTGEVTEFPENPHGPQTVYYARPVGTHPSVADVVLHLAEEARGASERGGDEERGHAQAWAAFLDLARRGTRVGEAVVTPHAGMFELRHALDEGRPTDDLTTVVTPEGLRDLARRDEGGHHRPVHTLRNLPRGWRAVLSEADLPRGVHYLYPAVVEEGYAQHCHTLRATPWPTTARRQTGIYTKVTRATPEQVEDVAKDVCSGCLKTRLWAGEKLTRTFFSGVPGAIPCAEACTYFIAEVREEVSGKRGQASPGHDD from the coding sequence ATGCGTTCTCTCGTCTTGGTCGGTCACGGCTCACACCTCAACGGCGAGTCGGCGGGCGCGGTGTACCGCTACGCGGAGCTGCTGCGCGGGCGGGGCCTCTTCGACGAGGTCGTGGAGGGCTACTGGAAGGAAGAACCGTCCCTGCGCCAGGTCCTCAAGACCACCGCCAGCACCGACGTGACGGTGATCCCCATGTTCATCTCCGAGGGCTACTTCACCGAGACGGTGATCCCGCGCGAACTCGGCCTGGGTCACCAGGGCCCGGTGCCGCCGGGGGGTGTGGCGCGGGTCCTGGGCGGGCGGACGGTACGATACACCCTGCCCTACGGCGTTCACCCGGGCATGAGCGACGTGATCCTGGAGCGGGCGCGCGAGGTCCTGCCTGACCTGAACGCGCAAGACACCGCCCTGGTCGTGCTCGGGCACGGCACCACCCGCAACGAGAACTCCAACCGGGTGATCTACGGCAACGCAGACCGCCTGCGGGAGAGCGGCCTCTTCGCCGAGGTCCACGCGCTCTTCCTCGACGAGGAGCCCAAGGTGGGAGGCTGGCCCGAGCGGGTCCGCGCCCCCCGGGTGGTCGTCGTGCCCTTCTTCGCCTCGGAGGGGTGGCACACCCTGGAGACAATTCCCGAGGACATGGGCCTGACGGGCGAGGTGACCGAGTTCCCCGAGAACCCGCACGGGCCGCAGACGGTGTACTACGCGAGGCCGGTGGGCACCCATCCTTCGGTCGCCGACGTGGTGCTGCATCTCGCCGAGGAGGCGCGCGGGGCATCGGAGCGGGGCGGGGACGAGGAGCGGGGGCACGCCCAGGCCTGGGCCGCCTTCCTCGACCTGGCCCGCCGGGGCACCCGGGTCGGGGAGGCGGTGGTCACCCCGCACGCGGGCATGTTCGAGCTGAGGCACGCCCTCGACGAGGGGCGCCCCACCGACGACCTCACCACCGTCGTCACCCCCGAGGGCCTGCGTGACCTGGCCCGGCGGGACGAGGGCGGGCACCACCGCCCAGTCCACACCCTGCGCAACCTGCCGCGCGGCTGGCGGGCGGTGCTCTCGGAGGCGGACCTCCCGCGCGGCGTCCACTACCTCTATCCCGCCGTGGTGGAGGAGGGCTACGCGCAGCACTGCCACACCCTGCGGGCGACCCCCTGGCCCACGACCGCCCGCCGCCAGACCGGCATCTACACCAAGGTCACCCGTGCCACCCCCGAGCAGGTCGAGGACGTGGCGAAGGATGTGTGCAGCGGCTGCCTCAAGACCCGGCTGTGGGCCGGGGAGAAGTTGACCCGCACCTTCTTCTCGGGCGTGCCGGGCGCCATCCCCTGCGCCGAGGCCTGCACCTACTTCATCGCCGAGGTGCGCGAGGAGGTCAGCGGGAAGCGCGGGCAGGCGAGCCCGGGGCACGACGACTGA
- a CDS encoding M20/M25/M40 family metallo-hydrolase: MPLSYLTRIAQTPAPTFEEEARAALMMHLWGDLGYRTERDEVGNVLTRLTPPGTEGRPALLLAAHLDTVFARGTDVTVREERGRLIGPGVGDNSASLAVVTALLEDLRGQEGTLRRPLWVAANVGEEGLGDLRGAKHLLARYRPELGAFIAVDGYLGVAVTRAVGVRRYRAVFLGPGGHSWGDQAPSALHALGVAISALYALRRPLSPRTTLNVGLASGGTSVNSIAGSAELLLDLRSLDPQVLADLDARAQAAIHSAAREVGVNVHLERVGDRPGGDLGAEPLLDLARDAASEHHTDLRLASSSTDANAAVPHALPAIAVGVYRGGNAHREDEWVQASSLAPGLRFLRRIVELYQRRPVA, translated from the coding sequence ATGCCCCTCTCGTACCTCACGCGCATCGCGCAGACGCCCGCCCCGACCTTCGAGGAGGAGGCGCGCGCCGCGCTGATGATGCACCTGTGGGGCGACCTCGGCTACCGCACCGAGCGCGACGAGGTGGGCAACGTCCTCACCCGCCTGACCCCCCCGGGCACCGAGGGCCGCCCCGCCCTCCTCCTTGCCGCCCACCTCGATACGGTGTTCGCCCGGGGCACTGACGTCACCGTGCGCGAGGAGCGCGGTCGCCTGATCGGCCCCGGCGTCGGCGACAACAGCGCCAGCCTCGCCGTCGTGACTGCCCTGCTGGAGGACCTGCGCGGGCAGGAGGGCACCCTGCGCCGCCCCCTCTGGGTCGCCGCCAACGTGGGCGAGGAGGGCCTGGGCGACCTGCGCGGGGCCAAGCACCTCCTCGCCCGATACCGCCCGGAACTGGGAGCCTTCATCGCCGTGGACGGGTACCTCGGCGTGGCAGTCACCCGGGCCGTCGGGGTGCGGCGCTACCGGGCCGTCTTCCTGGGGCCGGGTGGGCACTCCTGGGGCGATCAGGCGCCGAGTGCCCTGCACGCGCTCGGGGTGGCGATCAGCGCCCTGTACGCGCTGCGCCGCCCCCTCTCCCCACGCACCACCCTCAACGTGGGGCTCGCCTCGGGGGGCACGAGCGTGAATTCCATCGCCGGGAGTGCCGAACTCCTCCTCGATCTGCGCTCGCTCGACCCGCAGGTGCTCGCCGACCTCGACGCGCGGGCGCAGGCGGCCATCCACTCCGCCGCTCGTGAGGTCGGGGTCAACGTCCACCTGGAGCGGGTGGGTGACCGCCCCGGCGGCGACCTGGGGGCCGAGCCCCTGCTCGACCTCGCCCGGGACGCCGCTTCGGAGCACCACACCGACCTGCGCCTCGCGTCGAGCAGCACCGACGCCAACGCCGCCGTGCCCCACGCCCTCCCCGCCATCGCGGTCGGCGTCTACCGGGGCGGCAACGCCCACCGCGAGGACGAGTGGGTCCAGGCGAGCAGCCTCGCCCCCGGCCTGCGCTTCCTGCGCCGCATCGTGGAGCTGTACCAGCGCCGCCCGGTGGCGTAG